A DNA window from Aquarana catesbeiana isolate 2022-GZ linkage group LG01, ASM4218655v1, whole genome shotgun sequence contains the following coding sequences:
- the LOC141126629 gene encoding zinc finger protein RFP-like: MASADPSKEPECPICLNIYIDAVTLKCGHDFCQDCIGRVLDTQEGSGGYSCPECREEFQERPELQPNIRLRNIVENLLSARPAQGYFGVFTYYIDTPIPAMISDLNRKCSVHKKLLEYYCTEDSTCICVSCKLDGEHRGHQMETLDEASEMKKGQLRNVLQKLMTGKEETEKRVQSLQEHRRKVQGKADDKTMRVTALFRDLRKRLEELEKRVKSDISGKAERVSLLLSDMIQQLEIKKGELSRKMVAIEELCNMTDPLTVLQKSDTGDLCDTKDGDEDRERHDRLLHDGGDLDLTGISHTLHTGLSDITSWVNVQKCTCTRVYPHSTTQDKDHIDAKQFRRPPQPTPTIQRSHCQAGGPNIGSVQQTSGVWRFIDLLLDVRTAYNLLHISDDRKTVSWSSDPSRPERFQCPQVISSQSFSSGRHYWEVDVGESLFWIVGMCYPSIDRKGDQSQIGCNNKSWGLWRFDNQYWAIYDRKKAQLPSSVSSNRVRIYLDYEAGRISFYDLCDPIRHLFSFSATFTEPLHACLWVRLGSCIKISGGNQM; the protein is encoded by the coding sequence ATGGCGTCTGCTGATCCGAGTAAGGAACCGGAATGTcccatctgtctgaacatttatataGATGCAGTAACACTGAAATGTGGACACGACTTCTGCCAGGACTGTATTGGtcgtgtgttggatacacaggaggggtctggaggttattcctgtcctgaatgcagagaagAGTTCCAGGAGCGGCCTGAACTCCAGCCGAACATAAGACtgcgtaacatagtggagaatctTCTGTCTGCTCGGCCAGCTCAGGGGTACTTTGGGGTCTTTACTTATTATATTGACACTCCTATACCTGCTATGATATCCGATCTGAACAGGAAATGCTCTGTCCATAAGAAACTACtagagtattactgcactgaggactccacctgtatctgtgtgtcctgcaagctggatggagaacatcggggacaccagatggagactctggatgaggcctctgagaTGAAGAAGGGACAACTgagaaatgttctgcagaaactgatgacagGGAAAGAGGAAAcggagaaaagagtccagagtttgcaggaacacaggaggaaagtacaagGAAAAGCAGATGATAAAACTatgagagtcactgccctgttcagagacctcaggaAACGTCTGGAAGAGCTGGAGAAGAGAGTCAAAAGTGACATCTCTGGGAAGGCAGAGCGGGTCTCTCTATTACTGTCTGATATGATCCAACAGCTGGAGATAAAGAAGGGGGAGCTGTCAAGGAAGATGGTTgccattgaggagctgtgtaacatgacagatccactgactgtcctacagaaatcagacacaggtgacttgtgtgatactaaggatggagatgaggacagagagagacatgatagactcctccatgatggaggggatctggattTGACGgggatctcacacacattacacacggGTTTATCTGATATCACATCTTGGGTAAATGTACAGAAATGTACATGCACACGTGTCTATCCACATTCTACTACACAGGACAAAGATCATATCGATGCTAAACAATTCAGGAGACCACCCCAACCCACCCCCACCATACAACGCTCACACTGCCAGGCTGGAGGACCAAATATTGGGTCTGTACAGCAGACATCAGGGGTGTGGAGGTTTATAGACCTAttactggatgtgaggacagcatataatcttctacatatatcagatgacaggaaaactgtatcctggTCATCAGATCCGAGTCGGCCAGAGAGGTTTCAGTGTCCTCAGGTGAtaagcagtcagagtttctcctcagggagacattactgggaagtggatgttggGGAGTCATTATTTTggatagtcgggatgtgttaccccagtatagacaggaaaGGAGATCAGTCACAGATTGGATGTAATAATAAGTCCTGGGGTTTGTGGAGATTTGATAATCAGTACTGGGCGATATATGACAGGAAGAAGGCCCAATTACCCAGCTCtgtctccagtaacagagtcaggatatatctggattatgaggccgggcggatttccttttatgatctgtgtgacccaatCCGACACCTCTTCAGCTTCTccgccaccttcactgagcccctccatgcttgTTTATGGGTAAGGCTAGGTTCCTGTATAAAGATATCTGGGGGGAATCAAATGTGA